The following coding sequences lie in one Arthrobacter sp. PGP41 genomic window:
- a CDS encoding glycoside hydrolase family 13 protein: protein MTDPDWWRQASVYQIYPRSFADSNGDGIGDINGITAKVPYLKALGIDAVWLSPFYPSALADGGYDVDDYRDVDPRLGTLEDFNDMASALHSAGIKLIVDIVPNHSSNRHEWFQEALASPKGSPARDRYIFRDGLGDNGELPPSDWDSVFGGPAWDRITEPDGTPGQWYMHIFAKEQPDFNWDNREVREDFLKTLRFWSDRGVDGFRIDVAHALTKNLEESLPTKADLETQGEALYLAGAHPYWDRDEVHEIYAEWRKLFNEYNPPRTAVAEAWVHADRRARYASPEGLGQAFNFDLLQADFDGAQYRKIITKNLAEAQASGASSTWVFSNHDVVRHATRYGLPVSGPSAEGGIMAGEAGKQWLLAGGRQEDVDVELGLRRARAASLLMFALPGSAYLYQGEELGLQEVGSEIPDAERQDPAFFRNKGVEIGRDGCRVPLPWTGSGTSFGFGIGGAHLPQPEWFAGYSVEAQQAREESTLSLYRRALALRSRLQTTEALEWLETGRPDVLAFRRPNGGTSVTNFGTEAFELPAGKVLVSSSPLTAGSLPGAATAWLQEA from the coding sequence ATGACCGACCCCGACTGGTGGCGCCAGGCCTCGGTCTACCAGATTTACCCCCGCAGCTTCGCCGACTCCAACGGCGACGGTATCGGTGACATCAACGGCATCACCGCCAAGGTCCCTTACCTGAAGGCCCTGGGAATCGATGCGGTCTGGCTGAGCCCGTTCTACCCTTCAGCCCTCGCCGACGGCGGCTATGACGTGGACGACTACCGTGACGTTGACCCGCGGCTCGGCACTCTCGAGGACTTCAACGACATGGCCTCCGCCCTGCACTCCGCCGGCATCAAGCTGATCGTGGACATCGTACCCAACCACTCCTCGAACCGCCACGAGTGGTTCCAGGAAGCCCTCGCCTCCCCGAAGGGATCCCCCGCCCGCGACCGCTACATCTTCCGCGACGGACTCGGCGACAACGGTGAACTTCCGCCGTCAGACTGGGACTCCGTGTTCGGCGGTCCCGCCTGGGACCGCATCACAGAACCCGACGGAACTCCGGGGCAGTGGTACATGCACATCTTCGCCAAGGAACAGCCGGACTTCAACTGGGACAACCGCGAGGTTCGCGAAGACTTCCTGAAGACCTTGCGCTTCTGGTCCGACCGGGGAGTGGACGGTTTCCGCATTGACGTCGCCCATGCCCTGACCAAGAACCTCGAAGAGTCCCTGCCCACCAAGGCAGACCTCGAAACCCAGGGCGAGGCGCTGTACCTTGCGGGTGCGCATCCGTACTGGGACCGCGACGAAGTCCACGAGATCTATGCCGAGTGGCGCAAGCTCTTCAACGAGTACAACCCGCCGCGCACCGCTGTTGCCGAAGCCTGGGTCCACGCAGACCGCCGGGCACGCTACGCCAGCCCGGAGGGCCTCGGCCAGGCCTTCAATTTCGACCTGCTGCAGGCAGACTTTGACGGCGCCCAGTACCGGAAGATCATCACCAAGAACCTCGCCGAGGCCCAGGCTTCCGGCGCTTCCTCCACGTGGGTGTTCTCCAACCACGACGTCGTCCGGCACGCCACACGCTACGGGCTGCCGGTCTCCGGACCTTCGGCCGAGGGCGGGATCATGGCCGGCGAGGCAGGCAAGCAGTGGCTGCTGGCCGGCGGCAGGCAGGAAGACGTCGACGTGGAACTCGGCCTGCGCCGCGCCCGAGCCGCCTCATTGCTGATGTTCGCCCTTCCAGGCTCCGCGTACCTCTACCAGGGCGAGGAACTGGGCCTGCAGGAAGTCGGCAGCGAAATCCCCGACGCAGAACGCCAGGACCCGGCCTTCTTCCGCAACAAAGGCGTGGAAATCGGCCGCGACGGCTGCCGCGTGCCGCTGCCCTGGACAGGCTCGGGCACCTCGTTCGGTTTCGGGATCGGCGGTGCCCACCTGCCGCAACCGGAATGGTTCGCAGGCTACTCAGTGGAAGCCCAGCAGGCCCGGGAAGAGTCAACCCTGTCCCTCTACCGCAGGGCGCTGGCCCTGCGGTCACGGCTGCAGACCACCGAAGCGCTGGAATGGCTGGAAACCGGCCGGCCTGACGTCCTGGCCTTCCGGCGCCCCAACGGCGGGACCTCCGTAACGAACTTCGGCACGGAAGCCTTCGAACTGCCCGCCGGCAAGGTACTGGTCTCCAGTTCGCCGCTCACGGCAGGTTCCCTGCCCGGAGCAGCCACGGCCTGGCTCCAGGAAGCGTGA
- a CDS encoding carbohydrate ABC transporter permease yields MSSAPSTITAGPAAAGKKHPIRAVKERSNWPATIVLIVCTLSVLVPLYVTISMAFKTTGQAVDGNAFSLPSPLTFDSFVQAWTLTNFPRGFGISVFVSVTAVAGEIIVSALAAYAIVRNWDRRLFRWSFFYLLAAMFIPFPVVALPQIQLTGLIGLDNPLGVAILHIVFALAFNTMLFTAFLRSIPLELEESMRIDGAGTWQVFWKLIFPLLGPMSATVGIFAFIASWNDFMMPSLIISDPELQTIPVLQKIFQTQFSNSYNVAFASYLMAMAPAIVVYLFTQRWVMSGLTQGAVK; encoded by the coding sequence ATGAGCAGCGCACCCAGCACCATCACAGCAGGACCCGCGGCCGCCGGGAAGAAACATCCGATCCGCGCCGTCAAAGAACGCAGCAACTGGCCTGCGACCATCGTCCTTATCGTCTGCACGCTCAGCGTGCTCGTCCCGTTGTACGTCACCATCAGCATGGCGTTCAAAACCACCGGCCAGGCGGTGGACGGCAACGCCTTCTCGCTGCCGAGCCCCCTGACCTTCGACAGTTTCGTCCAGGCATGGACGCTCACGAACTTCCCGCGCGGCTTCGGAATCTCGGTGTTCGTGTCCGTGACCGCCGTTGCGGGGGAAATCATCGTGTCGGCGCTGGCAGCCTACGCGATCGTCCGCAACTGGGACCGCCGGCTCTTCCGCTGGTCCTTCTTCTACCTGCTCGCGGCGATGTTCATCCCGTTCCCCGTGGTGGCGCTGCCGCAGATCCAGCTCACGGGCCTTATCGGACTGGACAATCCACTCGGCGTTGCGATCCTGCACATCGTCTTTGCCCTGGCGTTCAACACGATGCTTTTTACGGCCTTCCTGCGCTCCATCCCGCTGGAGCTGGAGGAAAGCATGCGCATTGACGGCGCCGGCACGTGGCAGGTGTTCTGGAAGCTCATCTTCCCCCTGCTCGGGCCGATGAGCGCCACGGTGGGCATCTTCGCCTTCATCGCGTCATGGAACGACTTCATGATGCCGTCACTCATCATTTCCGACCCGGAACTGCAGACGATCCCGGTGCTGCAGAAGATCTTCCAGACGCAGTTCAGCAACAGCTACAACGTCGCCTTCGCCTCGTACCTGATGGCGATGGCGCCGGCGATCGTCGTCTACCTCTTTACCCAGCGCTGGGTAATGTCCGGCCTGACCCAGGGCGCAGTCAAGTGA